A stretch of the Schistocerca serialis cubense isolate TAMUIC-IGC-003099 chromosome 2, iqSchSeri2.2, whole genome shotgun sequence genome encodes the following:
- the LOC126455608 gene encoding uncharacterized protein LOC126455608, with protein MGPASSLALLAAFAVTWGAALAADCSVGVDTASMPSPQPVLLSSGNAQDFSSFLLPNGTGSLTVGQGLQVIVACPGSSFLLLDNAGDHVTAECLTDTRFSVNSVEYTLNALACAEAITPTARYTSTSCGAFGHFSIVEVGFAVGTEFYRLYDVCFSNKTLTTFYTHHTIPSTIAGAQVTDLSSANWTDSGFYGDVDIGAAYSEQNLTIGDLLNTTVDDYFAEGRLERGALAPATDFMLEAHQVATFFGVNSAPRWTQLDEGNWATLEDSLRNVTATQNRDLEVYTGALGVLTLNNSDGVSTALYLSGASGSKKTLPVPRYFWKMAYDPQSRLCAVFITVNNPFANQQELETRYRLCTDICDKVNWLTWDQSNQTAGLSYCCSYDDFRRVVPGVPELDVKGYAVISSGASALAMSLTATLIATVTLVSSFGGV; from the coding sequence ATTGCTCCGTGGGCGTGGACACCGCCTCGATGCCATCGCCACAGCCGGTGCTCCTGTCGTCCGGAAACGCGCAAGACTTCTCCAGCTTCCTGCTCCCCAACGGTACGGGCAGCCTGACGGTCGGGCAGGGGCTGCAAGTCATCGTCGCCTGTCCCGGCTCCAGTTTCCTCCTGCTGGATAACGCTGGCGACCACGTGACTGCCGAGTGCTTGACCGACACCAGGTTCTCCGTCAACTCCGTGGAGTACACCCTCAACGCGCTGGCGTGTGCCGAGGCTATCACGCCCACGGCGCGCTACACCAGCACCTCGTGCGGCGCCTTCGGACACTTCTCCATCGTCGAGGTGGGTTTCGCTGTGGGCACCGAGTTCTACCGCCTGTACGACGTTTGCTTCTCCAACAAGACCTTGACCACTTTCTACACTCATCACACCATCCCCTCCACCATCGCCGGGGCTCAGGTGACTGATCTCTCGTCGGCCAACTGGACCGACAGCGGCTTCTACGGGGATGTGGACATCGGAGCTGCGTACTCGGAACAGAACTTGACCATTGGCGACCTACTTAACACAACCGTTGACGACTACTTCGCCGAGGGTCGGCTGGAGAGAGGCGCCCTCGCCCCAGCGACAGACTTCATGTTGGAAGCGCATCAAGTGGCCACCTTCTTCGGCGTTAATTCGGCTCCGCGCTGGACGCAGCTGGACGAGGGCAACTGGGCGACGCTCGAGGACAGCCTGCGCAACGTAACGGCGACACAAAACAGGGACCTGGAGGTGTACACCGGTGCCTTAGGCGTTCTTACGCTCAACAACAGCGACGGCGTGTCTACGGCGCTCTACCTGTCGGGGGCTAGCGGTAGCAAGAAGACCCTCCCGGTGCCCAGGTACTTCTGGAAGATGGCCTACGATCCACAGAGCCGCCTGTGCGCTGTCTTTATCACTGTCAACAACCCGTTTGCCAACCAACAGGAGCTCGAAACGCGCTACCGCCTGTGTACAGACATATGTGATAAGGTCAACTGGCTGACGTGGGACCAGTCCAATCAGACCGCAGGGCTGTCGTACTGCTGCTCCTACGACGATTTCAGGCGAGTTGTTCCGGGAGTGCCGGAACTTGACGTGAAAGGCTACGCGGTAATTTCTTCCGGAGCTTCTGCATTAGCGATGTCACTCACTGCAACATTAATTGCAACTGTGACCTTAGTGAGTAGTTTCGGTGGAGTCTGA